The Rhinolophus ferrumequinum isolate MPI-CBG mRhiFer1 chromosome 28, mRhiFer1_v1.p, whole genome shotgun sequence genome has a window encoding:
- the PSMA4 gene encoding proteasome subunit alpha type-4 codes for MSRRYDSRTTIFSPEGRLYQVEYAMEAIGHAGTCLGILANDGVLLAAERRNIHKLLDEVFFSEKIYKLNEDMACSVAGITSDANVLTNELRLIAQRYLLQYQEPIPCEQLVTALCDIKQAYTQFGGKRPFGVSLLYIGWDKHYGFQLYQSDPSGNYGGWKATCIGNNSAAAVSMLKQDYKEGEMTLKSALALAVKVLNKTMDVSKLSAEKVEIATLTRESGKTVIRVLKQKEVEQLIKKHEEEEAKAEREKKEKEQKEKDK; via the exons ATG TCTCGAAGATATGACTCTAGGACCACTATATTTTCTCCAGAAG GTCGCTTGTACCAAGTTGAATATGCAATGGAGGCGATTGGACATGCAGGCACCTGTTTGGGAATCTTAGCAAACGATGGTGTTTTGCTTGCAGCAGAGAGACGCAACATCCACAAGCTTCTGGATGaagtctttttttctgaaaaaatttatAAGCTCAATGA gGACATGGCTTGCAGTGTGGCGGGCATTACTTCTGATGCTAACGTGCTGACTAATGAACTGCGGCTCATTGCCCAGAG GTACTTACTACAGTATCAGGAGCCAATTCCTTGTGAGCAGTTGGTTACCGCGCTGTGTGATATCAAACAAGCTTATACACAGTTTGGAG gGAAACGTCCCTTTGGTGTCTCACTGCTGTATATCGGCTGGGATAAGCACTACGGCTTTCAGCTCTACCAGAGCGACCCGAGCGGGAATTACGGAGGATGGAAAGCCACATGCATTGGCAATAACAGCGCT GCAGCTGTGTCAATGTTAAAACAAGACTACaaagaaggagaaatgactctgaaGTCAGCACTTGCTTTAGCTGTCAAAGTCCTCAATAAGACCATGGATGTTAGCAAACTCTCTGCTGAAAAAG TGGAAATCGCCACACTGACCAGAGAGAGTGGAAAGACTGTCATCAGAGTTCTCAAACAAAAGGAAGTGGAACAGTTGATCAAAAAACATGAGGAAGAAGAAGCTAAGGCTGAGcgtgagaagaaagaaaaagaacaaaaagaaaaggataaatag